One region of Glycine max cultivar Williams 82 chromosome 9, Glycine_max_v4.0, whole genome shotgun sequence genomic DNA includes:
- the LOC100779837 gene encoding probable plastid-lipid-associated protein 13, chloroplastic-like isoform X1, translating to MSMAASASSHACVSPIATCIPSSSSKFSSSSSSSSSYCSWLTLSSPQRVGSNKRWGCRAMVQQAVQGAPAAYAKEMERLSAKESLLLAFKDAGGFEALVSGKTTEWQKIDVNERITGLERLNPTPRPTTSPFLEGRWNFEWFGSGSPGLFAARFIFEIFPSTLANLSKMDFVIKDGNAKITANMRLLNSIENKVILSTKLSVEGPLRMKEEYVEGVFVTPTIIEERVPEQLKGALGQAANALQQLPAPIRDPVASGLKVPLNNKEHGRDS from the exons ATGTCAATGGCTGCTTCAGCTTCTTCCCATGCTTGTGTTTCCCCAATCGCCACATGCatcccttcttcctcttccaaattctcttcttcttcttcttcttcttcttcttattgttCTTGGCTGACACTTTCTTCGCCCCAAAGAGTTGGCTCAAATAAGAGATGGGGATGCAGAGCCATGGTTCAGCAAGCCGTTCAGGGTGCTCCTGCTGCGTATGCCAAAGAAATGGAACGACTTTCCGCCAAAGAATCGCTTCTTCTCGCT TTTAAAGATGCAGGGGGTTTCGAGGCCTTGGTCTCTGGGAAGACTACTGAATGGCAAAAGATTGATGTGAATGAAAGGATAACTGGTCTTGAGCGGCTCAATCCAACACCTCGCCCCACAAC GTCACCCTTCTTGGAGGGGCGATGGAACTTTGAGTGGTTTGGTTCTGGAAGTCCAGGCTTGTTTGCTGCTAGGTTTATATTTGA AATCTTTCCTTCAACTTTGGCTAATTTGTCAAAAATGGATTTTGTTATTAAGGATGGAAATGCGAAGATTACTGCGAACATGAGATTATTAAACTCG ATAGAAAACAAAGTCATTCTCTCAACCAAATTATCTGTGGAGGGGCCACTTAGAATGAAAGAAGAGTATGTTGAAGGGGTTTTCGTGACACCAACAATTATTGAAGAGAGAGTACCAGAACAGCTTAAAGGGGCACTTGGGCAGGCAGCTAATGCTTTACAACAACTTCCTGCCCCTATACGCGATCCTGTTGCTAGTGGGCTGAAAGTTCCTCTAA ATAATAAGGAACACGGCCGGGATTCCTGA
- the LOC100779837 gene encoding Probable plastid-lipid-associated protein 13, chloroplastic-like (The RefSeq protein has 1 substitution compared to this genomic sequence) translates to MSMAASASSHACVSPIATCIPSSSSKFSSSSSSSSSYCSWLTLSSPQRVGSNKRWGCRAMVQQAVQGAPAAYAKEMERLSAKESLLLAFKDAGGFEALVSGKTTEWQKIDVNERITGLERLNPTPRPTTSPFLEGRWNFEWFGSGSPGLFAARFIFETFPSTLANLSKMDFVIKDGNAKITANMRLLNSIENKVILSTKLSVEGPLRMKEEYVEGVFVTPTIIEERVPEQLKGALGQAANALQQLPAPIRDPVASGLKVPLSGSFQRLFMISYLDEEILIIRNTAGIPEVLTRLDAAPSILGDSSPEYES, encoded by the exons ATGTCAATGGCTGCTTCAGCTTCTTCCCATGCTTGTGTTTCCCCAATCGCCACATGCatcccttcttcctcttccaaattctcttcttcttcttcttcttcttcttcttattgttCTTGGCTGACACTTTCTTCGCCCCAAAGAGTTGGCTCAAATAAGAGATGGGGATGCAGAGCCATGGTTCAGCAAGCCGTTCAGGGTGCTCCTGCTGCGTATGCCAAAGAAATGGAACGACTTTCCGCCAAAGAATCGCTTCTTCTCGCT TTTAAAGATGCAGGGGGTTTCGAGGCCTTGGTCTCTGGGAAGACTACTGAATGGCAAAAGATTGATGTGAATGAAAGGATAACTGGTCTTGAGCGGCTCAATCCAACACCTCGCCCCACAAC GTCACCCTTCTTGGAGGGGCGATGGAACTTTGAGTGGTTTGGTTCTGGAAGTCCAGGCTTGTTTGCTGCTAGGTTTATATTTGA AATCTTTCCTTCAACTTTGGCTAATTTGTCAAAAATGGATTTTGTTATTAAGGATGGAAATGCGAAGATTACTGCGAACATGAGATTATTAAACTCG ATAGAAAACAAAGTCATTCTCTCAACCAAATTATCTGTGGAGGGGCCACTTAGAATGAAAGAAGAGTATGTTGAAGGGGTTTTCGTGACACCAACAATTATTGAAGAGAGAGTACCAGAACAGCTTAAAGGGGCACTTGGGCAGGCAGCTAATGCTTTACAACAACTTCCTGCCCCTATACGCGATCCTGTTGCTAGTGGGCTGAAAGTTCCTCTAA GTGGAAGCTTTCAGAGACTCTTCATGATTTCTTATCTCGATGAGGAGATACTT ATAATAAGGAACACGGCCGGGATTCCTGAAGTTTTAACGAGGTTGGATGCAGCACCGTCTATCTTGGGAGATTCAAGTCCAGAGTATGAGAGCTAG